One Leptolyngbya ohadii IS1 genomic window carries:
- a CDS encoding response regulator produces the protein MLTGLIKQGIISEQQSTAIAESNLIEILFDLYQAAVLSGAAIHLSHRPLPTNLLPPVSTSVSASRVFQQAQQLWQTWQESELTDWSPNLAPVIWDNDALRQQMSFLAYHNLTMLVDGDRTLRDIAIQLKQPLVPLTRSLMPYVQKGIMGLTAVKDWGSDRSFKFTQSGASSANSPGGIAQNPIASTHPLVAYIEDSRFDSVAMNQIVTQAGYQFVNIQDPIEALPILLEQKPSLIFLDLLMPVTNGYEVCTQIRRISAFKDTPVIIVTGKDGIVDRVRAKLVGSSDFIAKPIEPGKVLSVLKTYLSAR, from the coding sequence TTGTTAACAGGCTTAATAAAGCAAGGGATCATTTCGGAGCAGCAATCGACTGCGATCGCGGAAAGCAATCTGATAGAAATCTTGTTTGATCTGTATCAGGCGGCTGTGTTGTCAGGTGCAGCTATCCATCTGTCCCATAGACCCCTGCCAACCAATCTCCTGCCTCCCGTTTCAACTTCTGTTTCAGCCAGTCGCGTTTTCCAGCAGGCTCAGCAGCTTTGGCAAACCTGGCAGGAATCGGAGCTGACAGACTGGTCGCCTAACCTCGCTCCTGTTATCTGGGATAACGACGCACTCCGCCAGCAGATGTCCTTTCTGGCATATCACAACCTCACAATGCTGGTAGATGGCGATCGAACCCTAAGGGATATTGCGATTCAGCTCAAGCAGCCGTTAGTGCCGCTTACCCGCTCCCTGATGCCTTACGTCCAGAAGGGAATTATGGGTTTAACAGCGGTAAAAGATTGGGGTAGCGATCGATCCTTTAAATTCACTCAGTCAGGGGCATCTTCAGCAAATTCTCCCGGCGGAATTGCTCAAAATCCGATTGCATCAACCCATCCCTTAGTTGCCTACATTGAAGACAGCCGCTTTGATAGTGTTGCGATGAATCAGATTGTTACCCAGGCGGGCTATCAATTTGTGAATATCCAAGATCCGATTGAAGCCTTACCCATTCTGCTCGAACAAAAGCCCAGCCTCATCTTTCTAGATCTGCTGATGCCTGTCACGAACGGCTATGAAGTGTGTACTCAAATTCGGCGGATTTCTGCCTTTAAAGACACCCCTGTCATCATCGTGACGGGCAAGGATGGAATTGTCGATCGTGTTCGGGCAAAGCTGGTTGGTTCTTCAGACTTCATTGCCAAGCCGATCGAGCCAGGAAAAGTTCTGAGCGTTTTGAAGACCTACTTAAGCGCTCGCTAA
- a CDS encoding hybrid sensor histidine kinase/response regulator produces MTTDSDIREKTYQYFLQEAPELLQALEQGLLSFKAEQGINQVNNLMRVTHTLKGAATSVGLKTIATVAHSLEDIFRALCNPQASIDSETEALLFEGVECLRLPLVAELSGGVVNHPEILDRAATIFTQLQEKLGDCFAQTASLPTSAELGFDVTLSIFEVGVAQRLNQIAAALAQDQPVELAATLRTQAEVFLGLAESLNLQGFGAIAQATLRALDQQPEQITPEQITTIANLALADFRTGQTAVLAGDRSQGGFPSEDLQQLAGQNLSVALTLSPRIESAIESAIEEAEFGLEQTELSEQIIAQNSDQPQESFNDALIENIWGQSTALANFNSEEEIEQSAAIAVVSAAQSDPNSPYPLDTSPIDANTTATPTPKETSNPPIHVRVNVKHLNELTYLAGELLTNHSRQSLQIEQIQNTTQALVNRIRQHQQHLNQLRSLSAGKSNVLERKPRKSKKRLSRNESNPKATGTKNEAQPLSGLNSSNTKLIQSLLDDIVQLTEVADAIDLFARESSQTVENQRSLLTNTRRALIEARMLPLGEILNRLPPIVQQLETLHSKQVKLELNGAEVLVDKVVAEKLYNPLLHLVRNAFDHGIEPPAIRQQQDKVSYGTIGISARNQGKYLLIEVQDDGKGLDFEQILRRAIEGQIIPASAAANLKPSELIDLLFEPGFSTADRVSDLSGRGIGLDVVRDQIQALGGSVTVESRTGEGTQFTLKIPLNLTVAPLLVFEAQAECYALLDDAIEQIIIPQSNQVLVRNNRRILQWGKGDDIQLVPLYRPTDLLSFDTLPHLPQTKNRALATQADIKPVILIRVDEALFGLEADQLIGEQELVIRPFSSLLKAPDYIHGASILPNRRLALVIDGALLMQEAADRLVADSLVADSLLQDDRPVERQNFQNAPLAVLPGLPNSAIASNSHTSILVVEDSITTRQALVMMLQKSGYQVHQAHNGYEALAQLQQQKIELVLCDLEMPNMNGFEFLRRVQQSINLADLPILMLTSRNDPSYRLLASQLGAAAYMTKPYMEHKLLEMVATLLQKSALR; encoded by the coding sequence ATGACGACAGATTCAGACATTCGCGAGAAAACATACCAGTACTTTCTGCAAGAAGCGCCAGAATTACTGCAAGCCTTAGAACAGGGATTGCTCAGCTTCAAGGCAGAACAGGGAATTAATCAGGTCAATAACCTGATGCGAGTTACCCATACGCTGAAAGGGGCAGCAACAAGCGTCGGATTAAAAACGATCGCCACGGTTGCCCATTCCCTGGAGGATATTTTTAGGGCATTGTGTAATCCGCAAGCCTCGATCGACTCTGAGACTGAAGCATTGCTGTTTGAAGGGGTAGAATGTCTGCGTCTCCCGTTAGTAGCGGAGCTGAGCGGCGGAGTCGTGAACCACCCGGAAATTCTCGATCGTGCCGCAACTATCTTTACCCAATTGCAGGAAAAACTGGGGGATTGCTTCGCCCAAACGGCCTCCCTGCCAACGTCTGCGGAATTAGGGTTTGATGTCACGCTGTCTATTTTTGAGGTTGGCGTCGCCCAGCGCCTCAATCAAATTGCAGCCGCTTTAGCCCAGGATCAGCCCGTCGAACTGGCGGCAACCCTGCGAACCCAGGCGGAGGTGTTTCTGGGATTAGCAGAATCTTTGAATCTCCAGGGCTTTGGGGCGATCGCTCAGGCAACCCTACGGGCACTCGATCAGCAGCCTGAGCAAATTACACCTGAGCAAATTACAACCATTGCAAACCTGGCATTAGCCGATTTTCGGACAGGTCAAACTGCGGTACTGGCGGGCGATCGCAGTCAGGGCGGTTTTCCTTCGGAGGATTTACAGCAGCTTGCAGGACAAAACCTGTCTGTGGCGTTAACCCTCTCCCCTAGGATCGAAAGTGCGATCGAAAGTGCGATCGAAGAGGCAGAGTTTGGATTAGAGCAAACCGAATTATCCGAGCAGATCATAGCTCAGAACTCGGATCAGCCCCAGGAGTCGTTCAATGATGCCCTCATCGAGAATATTTGGGGACAGTCTACTGCGCTGGCGAACTTCAATTCTGAAGAAGAAATAGAGCAATCCGCCGCGATCGCCGTTGTATCAGCAGCCCAGTCCGATCCAAATTCCCCCTACCCGCTGGATACCTCTCCGATTGATGCAAATACCACTGCAACACCGACTCCAAAGGAGACAAGTAATCCGCCGATTCATGTTCGAGTGAACGTTAAGCACCTGAATGAACTGACGTATCTGGCAGGTGAGCTATTAACAAACCATAGTCGCCAATCCCTACAAATCGAGCAGATCCAGAACACCACTCAAGCCCTGGTGAATCGAATTAGACAGCATCAACAGCACCTTAACCAGCTCAGAAGCTTATCTGCGGGAAAATCTAACGTATTAGAACGAAAGCCGCGCAAATCTAAAAAACGTTTGTCCCGAAACGAGAGCAATCCAAAAGCGACGGGTACCAAAAACGAAGCGCAGCCTCTCTCAGGTTTAAACTCAAGCAATACAAAGCTGATTCAGTCCCTCCTGGATGATATTGTTCAGCTAACCGAAGTTGCAGACGCGATCGATTTGTTTGCGCGGGAGTCGAGCCAGACTGTAGAGAACCAACGATCGCTGCTCACCAATACCCGCCGTGCCCTAATTGAAGCGCGAATGCTGCCTCTGGGCGAAATTCTCAACCGTTTGCCGCCGATCGTCCAGCAGCTTGAAACCCTGCACAGCAAGCAGGTAAAGCTTGAACTCAATGGAGCTGAAGTCCTTGTGGATAAGGTCGTTGCTGAAAAGCTCTACAATCCACTGCTGCATCTGGTTCGCAATGCCTTTGACCACGGTATCGAGCCGCCAGCTATCCGGCAACAGCAGGATAAGGTGAGCTACGGCACAATTGGCATTTCTGCCAGAAATCAGGGCAAATATCTGCTGATTGAAGTTCAGGACGATGGAAAAGGTCTAGACTTTGAACAGATTCTCAGGCGGGCGATTGAGGGGCAAATCATTCCTGCCAGTGCAGCAGCCAATCTCAAACCCTCTGAACTGATCGATCTTCTCTTTGAACCCGGCTTTTCTACCGCCGATCGAGTTAGCGATTTGTCGGGACGGGGAATTGGGCTGGATGTGGTACGGGATCAAATTCAGGCGCTCGGCGGCTCTGTCACCGTTGAATCGCGGACGGGTGAAGGCACCCAGTTTACACTCAAAATTCCCCTCAACCTGACGGTTGCGCCGCTGCTGGTCTTTGAAGCTCAGGCGGAATGCTATGCACTGCTGGATGATGCAATTGAGCAGATTATCATTCCCCAATCTAATCAGGTGCTTGTTCGCAACAATCGCCGGATATTGCAGTGGGGAAAGGGCGACGACATTCAGCTAGTTCCGCTGTACAGACCCACGGATCTACTAAGCTTTGATACCCTGCCCCATTTGCCTCAAACCAAAAATCGGGCTTTAGCCACGCAGGCAGATATTAAACCTGTTATCTTAATCCGGGTCGATGAAGCACTATTTGGTTTAGAAGCAGATCAGTTAATTGGAGAACAGGAATTAGTGATTCGTCCCTTTAGCAGTCTGCTGAAAGCACCGGATTATATTCATGGTGCCAGCATTTTGCCGAACCGCCGTTTAGCGTTGGTGATTGACGGAGCCTTGCTGATGCAAGAAGCGGCTGATCGTTTAGTTGCGGACAGTTTAGTTGCGGACAGTTTGCTACAGGACGATCGCCCTGTGGAGCGCCAAAATTTCCAGAACGCCCCCCTCGCTGTTTTACCGGGTCTGCCAAACTCGGCAATCGCGTCCAATTCCCATACCAGCATTTTAGTCGTAGAGGACTCGATCACAACCCGTCAAGCTCTGGTCATGATGCTACAGAAATCTGGCTATCAGGTGCATCAGGCGCACAATGGGTATGAGGCTTTAGCTCAACTTCAGCAGCAAAAGATTGAGCTGGTGCTTTGCGATTTGGAGATGCCAAACATGAACGGTTTTGAATTTTTAAGGCGCGTTCAGCAGAGCATAAATCTAGCAGATCTGCCCATCCTCATGCTAACTTCCCGCAACGATCCAAGCTATCGCCTCCTTGCTTCTCAGCTCGGTGCGGCTGCCTATATGACTAAACCTTACATGGAACACAAGCTGCTGGAAATGGTAGCGACTTTACTGCAAAAATCAGCACTCAGATAA
- a CDS encoding GAF domain-containing protein: MEQTPEKRRLRFLNPDTSPIVRFARHIVASPNPDSPTADFSDTQTAQKTQTAQVNDVIHSEDTALRSFEKSQQKYGSEKPFISEVEMGGRTFENASGNQLLNARKTAEEKLVDLQQAFAIIQQMRQAEDLNALLSITVHEIYQCLRVDRAIVYQFHSERQGVVRAEAMAPGYTPSLDETLPPTLFGAAIPQVDQPFIAINTAAKALLTPHQVQLLDRFQVQASLSLPIWLEDGLWGLLVVQQCGRMRQWQDMEILVLRQIATELQLQMQPIEFRNQRKQKAKMEPVLAQILESTVPSSDTYVALTNLCEQLRLFYKADRVAVYRFYPDWRGEFVSESVGAGWRSLVEAQASDPSLTSSEIVNHDRCVTKRSGAPTFNDDQDRILQDTQGGSYTKRQQIKRVNDIYSAGFSSCYIETLEKYQAKAYIIAPVFEQDSIWGLIAVYQCATSRVWTDSEVMLLSLLSDRLSTVLRQIESVSRVQEKSEQLESQSQRLTQLVDRGVAYSKLMYKLSSALLQENFSIDHILQFVVKEVRQQLETSRIALYRFNDNWSGEFIIEDVDRDCSSLVGTNLKVFGEDLLQLSQGGRYRRRETLCVDDVSAVEPSDFPLTLLQEWGANAYLVAPIVKEEQLWGLIVAFQNQSPRHWEQIDINLLAQVGIQVGLALQLAESLKQLREQSTRMSQSAEQGRFILSVVDRIRRSLDLQQVFKTTAREIRNFLEVDRVAIFKFHADSQFTTGETIAEDVRPGYTSALAVQVVDHCFNERYAEEYRRGRVWAIADIYQANLQACYIDVLGQFQVRANLVIPLLKGEELWGLFCIHQCSGAREWQDTEIEFAKQIAAQLNVAIQQGEYVERLQAQSIQLAEVADREKVAKEQLQQEVIQLLSAVRPALDGDLTVRAPVTDNEVGTIAAAYNNTLGSLRQIVMQMQTAANQVAQTSQDSESSIASLTAQAQEQFRALSQALERVQQMVSSTQAVETNAQQVEAAVQQANQIVIAGDTAMDRTVDEMEGIRETVAETNERLQRLSESSRKISRVVSLISNFTTQTQLLALNAAIEATRAGEYGRGFAVVADEVRSLARQSANAATEIEQLVQEIQAGTAEVSTAMETGIRRVVSGTEVVNDARENLNAIVDATSQISYLVAGITQATQEQTQQCQSVTQTMTEVAAIANKTSDDAVEIATSFKHLLGMSQNLRSKSEQFKVD, from the coding sequence ATGGAACAGACACCCGAAAAAAGGCGTTTGAGATTTCTCAATCCAGACACCTCGCCGATCGTGCGGTTTGCGCGACACATTGTAGCGAGTCCTAACCCGGATTCCCCCACGGCAGATTTCTCGGACACTCAAACGGCTCAAAAGACTCAAACGGCTCAAGTTAATGATGTAATTCATTCGGAGGACACAGCTTTGCGATCATTTGAAAAGTCCCAGCAGAAATACGGTTCTGAAAAGCCCTTTATCTCAGAGGTTGAAATGGGCGGTAGGACATTCGAGAACGCCAGTGGAAATCAATTGCTGAACGCCAGAAAAACAGCTGAAGAAAAACTGGTTGATCTCCAGCAAGCCTTCGCGATTATTCAGCAGATGCGGCAGGCTGAAGATCTTAATGCTCTGCTGTCGATCACCGTTCACGAGATCTATCAGTGTCTACGAGTCGATCGGGCGATCGTTTATCAGTTTCATAGCGAGCGGCAGGGTGTTGTGCGGGCGGAGGCAATGGCACCAGGCTATACGCCGAGTTTAGATGAAACGCTGCCTCCCACTCTGTTTGGCGCTGCAATACCGCAGGTGGATCAGCCTTTTATTGCGATTAATACAGCTGCAAAAGCATTGCTCACTCCCCATCAGGTGCAGCTGCTCGATCGATTCCAGGTGCAGGCAAGCTTGAGTTTGCCGATTTGGCTGGAGGATGGACTTTGGGGATTGCTGGTGGTGCAGCAGTGTGGACGGATGCGGCAGTGGCAGGACATGGAAATTCTGGTTTTGCGCCAGATCGCTACCGAATTGCAGCTCCAGATGCAGCCGATCGAATTTCGGAATCAGCGGAAGCAAAAAGCAAAGATGGAGCCAGTTTTGGCTCAAATTTTGGAATCCACTGTGCCCTCTTCGGATACCTATGTTGCCCTGACGAACCTCTGTGAGCAGCTGCGGCTGTTTTACAAAGCAGATCGAGTTGCGGTGTACCGCTTCTACCCGGATTGGCGAGGCGAATTTGTTTCAGAGTCGGTCGGGGCGGGCTGGCGTTCTCTGGTGGAGGCACAGGCTAGTGATCCGAGCCTGACTTCCTCCGAAATTGTGAACCACGATCGCTGTGTAACCAAGCGTAGCGGTGCGCCTACGTTTAACGATGATCAGGACAGAATTCTGCAAGATACCCAGGGCGGCAGTTACACCAAACGGCAGCAAATCAAGCGCGTGAACGATATCTACAGCGCTGGCTTTTCGAGCTGCTATATCGAAACGCTGGAAAAGTATCAGGCAAAGGCTTACATTATCGCGCCTGTGTTTGAGCAGGATAGTATCTGGGGGTTAATTGCGGTTTATCAATGCGCGACATCGCGAGTCTGGACGGATTCGGAGGTGATGCTGCTTTCTCTGTTAAGCGATCGGCTTAGTACCGTGCTGCGACAGATTGAGTCGGTGAGCCGGGTTCAGGAGAAGTCCGAACAGCTTGAAAGCCAGTCTCAGCGCTTAACCCAACTGGTCGATCGGGGCGTTGCCTACAGCAAGTTAATGTATAAACTTAGCTCCGCCCTGCTTCAGGAGAATTTCTCGATCGATCACATTCTTCAATTTGTCGTGAAAGAGGTGCGACAGCAGCTAGAAACCAGCCGCATTGCCCTTTATCGCTTCAATGACAACTGGAGCGGGGAATTTATCATTGAGGATGTCGATCGCGACTGTAGCTCGCTCGTGGGGACAAATCTAAAGGTATTTGGGGAAGATTTGCTGCAACTGAGCCAGGGTGGACGCTACCGCCGTCGAGAAACCCTCTGTGTTGATGATGTATCGGCGGTCGAGCCTTCGGACTTTCCGCTGACGCTGCTTCAGGAGTGGGGCGCAAATGCTTATCTGGTTGCCCCGATCGTCAAGGAGGAACAGCTTTGGGGATTGATTGTGGCATTCCAGAATCAGAGTCCCCGGCACTGGGAGCAAATTGATATTAACTTGCTGGCGCAGGTCGGCATCCAGGTTGGGCTTGCCCTCCAACTTGCAGAATCCCTCAAGCAGCTCAGGGAGCAGTCAACACGGATGTCACAGTCGGCGGAGCAGGGTCGCTTTATTCTGTCCGTGGTGGATCGAATTCGCCGATCGCTCGATTTGCAGCAGGTGTTTAAAACCACCGCACGGGAAATTCGGAATTTTCTGGAGGTCGATCGCGTTGCCATCTTTAAGTTTCACGCCGATTCCCAGTTTACGACGGGAGAGACGATCGCCGAGGATGTGCGTCCGGGCTACACTTCGGCATTAGCCGTTCAGGTGGTGGATCACTGCTTTAATGAGCGATACGCGGAGGAATATCGCCGGGGGCGCGTTTGGGCAATTGCGGACATCTATCAAGCGAATTTGCAAGCCTGCTACATCGATGTGCTGGGGCAATTCCAGGTCAGAGCGAATCTGGTCATTCCGCTGTTGAAGGGCGAAGAACTCTGGGGCTTATTCTGTATTCACCAGTGCAGCGGGGCAAGGGAATGGCAGGACACCGAAATTGAATTCGCCAAGCAGATTGCGGCACAGCTTAACGTGGCAATCCAGCAGGGAGAATACGTGGAGCGTTTGCAGGCTCAGTCGATTCAGCTTGCCGAAGTTGCCGATCGGGAAAAGGTAGCAAAGGAACAGTTGCAGCAGGAGGTCATTCAACTGCTCTCGGCGGTGCGTCCGGCACTGGATGGCGATTTGACTGTTCGCGCTCCCGTCACCGATAACGAAGTGGGCACGATCGCTGCGGCTTATAACAACACGCTGGGCAGCCTACGGCAAATTGTGATGCAGATGCAGACCGCTGCCAATCAGGTCGCGCAAACGTCCCAGGACAGTGAATCCTCGATCGCCAGTCTGACTGCCCAGGCACAGGAGCAGTTTCGGGCATTGAGTCAGGCATTAGAGCGAGTCCAGCAAATGGTTAGCTCAACCCAGGCAGTTGAAACCAACGCCCAGCAGGTCGAGGCGGCAGTGCAGCAGGCAAACCAGATTGTAATCGCCGGGGATACCGCAATGGATCGGACGGTGGACGAAATGGAAGGCATTCGAGAAACGGTTGCCGAAACGAACGAACGGCTCCAGAGGCTGAGCGAATCTTCCCGCAAGATTTCCAGAGTCGTCAGCCTGATCAGCAACTTTACAACCCAAACCCAGCTCCTAGCCCTGAATGCGGCGATCGAAGCGACCCGTGCCGGAGAATATGGACGAGGCTTTGCCGTGGTTGCCGATGAAGTTCGATCGCTTGCCCGTCAATCTGCCAATGCCGCGACCGAGATCGAACAGCTCGTGCAGGAAATTCAGGCAGGCACCGCAGAAGTATCAACGGCGATGGAAACGGGCATTAGGCGAGTCGTTTCTGGAACGGAGGTGGTGAACGATGCGCGGGAAAATTTGAATGCGATCGTGGATGCAACGAGCCAAATTAGCTATCTGGTTGCGGGGATTACGCAGGCAACGCAGGAACAAACGCAGCAGTGTCAGTCGGTGACACAAACCATGACGGAAGTTGCAGCAATTGCAAACAAAACCTCGGATGATGCGGTCGAAATTGCCACCTCATTTAAGCATCTGCTGGGAATGTCACAGAATCTACGATCGAAGAGTGAGCAGTTCAAAGTAGATTGA
- a CDS encoding chemotaxis protein CheW, giving the protein MEKLDPGFVAPGRLDALLLDPLPLEVRQRLLRLSLGGQDHVLVPLEQITEILHVEPAAILPIPEMPRCVLGIGNWRGEMLWLVDLDHLIGFPTLLQEPESSFFTVLVVQFNHQFVGIRVPQVKDIELHDLQQLQPALPSLFPPNLLPLILGILPESCDAVLNLQAIAQYPLWNRHPKKGV; this is encoded by the coding sequence ATGGAAAAATTAGATCCAGGATTTGTAGCACCCGGTCGTCTTGATGCCCTGTTGCTCGATCCGCTGCCTCTGGAAGTTCGTCAACGACTACTTCGTCTATCGCTGGGGGGACAGGATCATGTCCTTGTGCCTCTGGAGCAGATTACGGAAATTCTCCACGTTGAACCAGCGGCTATTCTACCAATTCCGGAGATGCCCCGCTGTGTTCTGGGAATCGGTAACTGGCGAGGAGAGATGCTTTGGCTCGTAGATTTAGACCATCTCATCGGTTTTCCAACGCTGCTTCAGGAACCGGAATCCTCATTTTTCACGGTTCTTGTTGTTCAATTCAACCACCAGTTTGTTGGCATCCGGGTACCGCAGGTAAAGGATATTGAGCTGCACGATCTCCAACAGCTTCAGCCCGCTCTACCCAGCCTATTTCCGCCCAACCTGCTGCCGCTGATTCTAGGAATTCTGCCCGAAAGCTGTGATGCCGTCCTCAACCTCCAGGCGATCGCCCAATACCCCCTATGGAACAGACACCCGAAAAAAGGCGTTTGA
- a CDS encoding response regulator transcription factor, with translation MPQNSELDRVPKVLLVEDSLTDAEVLIAYLKQAGIAVVKVSSSEEACLILQHHQLDLVVLDIMLPGRSGFELCHELKTGLATEHIPVILCSTRQTSVDKLWGSLLGADAYLPKPIDQDELLHTIAELTQLKGLTEWKN, from the coding sequence ATGCCACAGAATTCAGAATTAGACCGAGTACCAAAAGTTCTCCTGGTTGAAGATAGCTTAACGGACGCTGAAGTGTTAATTGCCTATCTCAAACAGGCAGGAATTGCAGTCGTTAAAGTGTCCAGCAGCGAGGAGGCTTGTTTAATTCTCCAGCACCATCAACTTGACTTAGTTGTTTTAGACATTATGCTGCCGGGACGAAGCGGATTTGAACTTTGCCACGAACTCAAAACAGGTTTGGCGACAGAACATATTCCAGTGATTTTATGTTCCACGAGGCAAACCAGCGTAGATAAACTCTGGGGATCTTTACTGGGTGCGGATGCCTATCTACCAAAGCCGATCGATCAGGATGAGCTACTGCATACGATCGCTGAACTGACCCAGCTCAAAGGACTGACTGAATGGAAAAATTAG
- a CDS encoding phytoene desaturase: MRIIVIGSGFGGLSAAIRLQAQGHQVTIVEKRDQPGGRASVFQQEGFTFDAGPTIITAPYLIHELFEISNRKTEDYVTLVPLDPFYNVRFEDGSVFHYNGDRDYLLEQIRQFNPADAAGYHRFYRASEQVFEKGLPMMTQPFSHLTDMLKVAPAMLQLQSFKSVAGFVNQYIQDERLRQIFSFHPLLIGGNPFQSTSVYAMIHKLEQAFGVWFAMGGTGALVRGLVRLFEELGGELRFNCEVAEILIEGKTKRAAGIALKNGELLQAEAIVSNADVASTYLHLIPAQFRRRYRDRHLERLRYAMSLFVLYFGTDRRYEQMAHHEILMGPRYREWMVDLFDRKHLASDFSLYLHRPTATDPTLAPEGCDCWYALAPVPNLDGATDWQEQAKPYRNAIVQYLEQHYLPGLSEHIVTEHIINPLYFRDELNSYKGSAFSVEPTLFQSAWFRPHNRSEDIANLYCVGAGTHPGAGLPGVMSSGKIAAEMIGKA, encoded by the coding sequence ATGAGAATTATTGTGATTGGCAGCGGCTTTGGTGGACTCTCGGCTGCGATTCGGCTCCAAGCCCAGGGACATCAGGTGACGATCGTGGAGAAGCGGGATCAACCTGGGGGGCGTGCCTCTGTGTTTCAGCAGGAGGGCTTTACCTTCGATGCCGGTCCGACGATTATCACTGCGCCCTATCTGATTCATGAGCTGTTCGAGATCAGCAACCGCAAAACCGAGGATTACGTGACGCTGGTGCCGTTAGACCCGTTTTACAACGTCCGGTTTGAAGATGGCTCCGTGTTTCACTACAACGGCGATCGCGATTACCTGCTAGAGCAAATTCGGCAGTTTAATCCGGCAGACGCGGCGGGCTACCATCGCTTTTATCGGGCATCAGAACAGGTGTTTGAGAAGGGTCTGCCAATGATGACCCAGCCTTTCAGCCACCTTACCGATATGCTGAAGGTCGCACCCGCTATGCTGCAATTACAGTCATTCAAGTCTGTGGCGGGTTTTGTGAACCAGTACATCCAGGACGAACGACTGCGGCAGATTTTCAGCTTTCATCCGCTGTTAATTGGCGGCAATCCCTTCCAAAGCACCTCGGTCTACGCCATGATTCACAAATTGGAGCAGGCGTTTGGAGTCTGGTTTGCGATGGGGGGAACGGGGGCACTGGTTCGAGGATTGGTGCGGCTGTTTGAGGAATTGGGGGGAGAATTACGCTTTAACTGTGAAGTTGCAGAAATTTTGATCGAGGGCAAGACGAAACGAGCAGCAGGAATCGCGCTCAAGAATGGAGAGCTGCTCCAAGCGGAGGCGATCGTCAGTAATGCGGATGTGGCTTCGACTTACCTCCATCTAATTCCCGCTCAGTTTCGGCGCAGGTATCGCGATCGTCATCTGGAACGGTTGCGCTATGCGATGTCGCTGTTTGTGCTGTACTTCGGCACCGATCGTCGGTATGAGCAGATGGCGCACCACGAGATTCTGATGGGGCCGCGTTACCGGGAGTGGATGGTGGACTTGTTCGATCGCAAGCATCTGGCATCTGACTTTTCGCTGTATCTGCATCGTCCGACAGCAACCGATCCGACGCTTGCCCCAGAGGGGTGTGATTGCTGGTATGCCCTGGCTCCTGTCCCTAACCTGGATGGCGCAACCGATTGGCAGGAGCAGGCAAAGCCCTACCGGAATGCGATCGTGCAGTATTTGGAGCAGCACTATTTGCCGGGCTTGTCAGAGCATATTGTCACAGAGCACATCATCAACCCACTCTATTTCCGGGATGAACTGAACAGCTACAAAGGAAGTGCCTTTTCGGTCGAGCCAACGCTGTTTCAGTCGGCATGGTTTCGTCCCCATAATCGGAGCGAGGATATTGCCAATCTCTACTGTGTGGGAGCGGGAACCCATCCGGGAGCAGGGCTACCAGGAGTGATGAGTTCTGGAAAGATTGCGGCGGAGATGATCGGTAAAGCATGA
- a CDS encoding chemotaxis protein CheW — translation MGNKQLKSGNGTLQPVPEQRTFVVFAVAGYHLALPIEIIVQVIRCPARLDSDLGKAGLMQIGQHLIQVINIEQKSDESCDRQPGGNQDFLIVIADPEKKLYGIVVDEPPNLMKQPSEGVLKVWGVSTMLPIA, via the coding sequence GTGGGAAATAAGCAGCTCAAGAGTGGAAATGGCACCCTACAGCCTGTACCAGAACAAAGAACATTTGTTGTGTTTGCAGTTGCAGGCTACCATCTGGCACTGCCGATCGAAATTATCGTTCAGGTCATCCGATGTCCTGCAAGGTTAGACAGTGACCTGGGCAAAGCTGGCTTGATGCAGATTGGGCAGCATTTGATTCAGGTGATTAATATTGAGCAGAAGTCAGATGAGAGTTGCGATCGGCAGCCTGGAGGAAATCAAGATTTTTTGATCGTAATTGCTGATCCTGAAAAGAAGCTTTATGGAATTGTTGTTGATGAGCCACCTAATTTGATGAAACAGCCCTCAGAGGGTGTTTTAAAAGTATGGGGTGTGTCAACTATGCTGCCAATCGCTTGA